One Benincasa hispida cultivar B227 chromosome 5, ASM972705v1, whole genome shotgun sequence genomic window carries:
- the LOC120078359 gene encoding uncharacterized protein LOC120078359 isoform X1: MLKHVLSTKIWILHLKMKHFVRALRSWKIKFKIRQDLSMEKEDVSASTTYEEGKKKMEAISVQPILKERVSENVGKDEEVIAISVLPILKEKALKTMSKDNEVISSPSNLSISLKSILSYAKKVPTLIHC; this comes from the exons ATGCTCAAACATG TTTTGAGTACCAAAATTTGGATTCTCCATTTGAAAATGAAGCACTTCGTAAGAGCATTAAGGAGTTGGaagatcaaattcaaaatacGCCAAGATCTGAGCATG gAGAAGGAAGATGTTAGTGCGTCAACCACATAtgaggaagggaagaagaagatggaagcTATTAGTGTACAACCAATCTTGAAG GAGAGAGTTTCAGAGAATGTGGGAAAGGATGAGGAAGTGATTGCTATTAGTGTACTACCGATCTTGAAG GAAAAAGCTTTAAAGACGATGTCGAAAGACAATGAAGTTATTAGTTCACCATCCAATTTATCAATATCCTTGAAGTCTATTCTTAGTTACGCTAAAAAG GTACCTACACTCATTCATTGTTGA
- the LOC120078359 gene encoding uncharacterized protein LOC120078359 isoform X5 codes for MVCDQHFRYWEEKEDVSASTTYEEGKKKMEAISVQPILKERVSENVGKDEEVIAISVLPILKEKALKTMSKDNEVISSPSNLSISLKSILSYAKKVPTLIHC; via the exons ATGGTCTGTGATCAACACTTTCGGTATTGGGAG gAGAAGGAAGATGTTAGTGCGTCAACCACATAtgaggaagggaagaagaagatggaagcTATTAGTGTACAACCAATCTTGAAG GAGAGAGTTTCAGAGAATGTGGGAAAGGATGAGGAAGTGATTGCTATTAGTGTACTACCGATCTTGAAG GAAAAAGCTTTAAAGACGATGTCGAAAGACAATGAAGTTATTAGTTCACCATCCAATTTATCAATATCCTTGAAGTCTATTCTTAGTTACGCTAAAAAG GTACCTACACTCATTCATTGTTGA
- the LOC120078359 gene encoding uncharacterized protein LOC120078359 isoform X4: MHFVRALRSWKIKFKIRQDLSMEKEDVSASTTYEEGKKKMEAISVQPILKERVSENVGKDEEVIAISVLPILKEKALKTMSKDNEVISSPSNLSISLKSILSYAKKVPTLIHC; this comes from the exons ATG CACTTCGTAAGAGCATTAAGGAGTTGGaagatcaaattcaaaatacGCCAAGATCTGAGCATG gAGAAGGAAGATGTTAGTGCGTCAACCACATAtgaggaagggaagaagaagatggaagcTATTAGTGTACAACCAATCTTGAAG GAGAGAGTTTCAGAGAATGTGGGAAAGGATGAGGAAGTGATTGCTATTAGTGTACTACCGATCTTGAAG GAAAAAGCTTTAAAGACGATGTCGAAAGACAATGAAGTTATTAGTTCACCATCCAATTTATCAATATCCTTGAAGTCTATTCTTAGTTACGCTAAAAAG GTACCTACACTCATTCATTGTTGA
- the LOC120078359 gene encoding uncharacterized protein LOC120078359 isoform X2, whose product MVCDQHFRYWEHFVRALRSWKIKFKIRQDLSMEKEDVSASTTYEEGKKKMEAISVQPILKERVSENVGKDEEVIAISVLPILKEKALKTMSKDNEVISSPSNLSISLKSILSYAKKVPTLIHC is encoded by the exons ATGGTCTGTGATCAACACTTTCGGTATTGGGAG CACTTCGTAAGAGCATTAAGGAGTTGGaagatcaaattcaaaatacGCCAAGATCTGAGCATG gAGAAGGAAGATGTTAGTGCGTCAACCACATAtgaggaagggaagaagaagatggaagcTATTAGTGTACAACCAATCTTGAAG GAGAGAGTTTCAGAGAATGTGGGAAAGGATGAGGAAGTGATTGCTATTAGTGTACTACCGATCTTGAAG GAAAAAGCTTTAAAGACGATGTCGAAAGACAATGAAGTTATTAGTTCACCATCCAATTTATCAATATCCTTGAAGTCTATTCTTAGTTACGCTAAAAAG GTACCTACACTCATTCATTGTTGA
- the LOC120078359 gene encoding uncharacterized protein LOC120078359 isoform X3: MKHFVRALRSWKIKFKIRQDLSMEKEDVSASTTYEEGKKKMEAISVQPILKERVSENVGKDEEVIAISVLPILKEKALKTMSKDNEVISSPSNLSISLKSILSYAKKVPTLIHC, from the exons ATGAAGCACTTCGTAAGAGCATTAAGGAGTTGGaagatcaaattcaaaatacGCCAAGATCTGAGCATG gAGAAGGAAGATGTTAGTGCGTCAACCACATAtgaggaagggaagaagaagatggaagcTATTAGTGTACAACCAATCTTGAAG GAGAGAGTTTCAGAGAATGTGGGAAAGGATGAGGAAGTGATTGCTATTAGTGTACTACCGATCTTGAAG GAAAAAGCTTTAAAGACGATGTCGAAAGACAATGAAGTTATTAGTTCACCATCCAATTTATCAATATCCTTGAAGTCTATTCTTAGTTACGCTAAAAAG GTACCTACACTCATTCATTGTTGA